The DNA segment GTAATTGATAGTAAATAAAAGAATTGAATTATTTACTGATTCTAGTGTAAACCCTCAAACAAAAATAGGGTTTGCAGCTTATTTACAAAGAGATGATAAATCTATCTCTTTAGAAGCTTTAAGAAATATTATAAAAATTAAAAAATTTGAGAATAGTAGTTCTACGAAATTAGAATTACAATCTTTTTTATGGGCATTAGATGAAATAAAAGAACAAAAAAAAGATATTTTAGACTATGAGATAGTAGTATATACAGACTGTCAAAATATAATTTCCTTAAAAA comes from the Aliarcobacter cibarius genome and includes:
- a CDS encoding ribonuclease HI is translated as MIVNKRIELFTDSSVNPQTKIGFAAYLQRDDKSISLEALRNIIKIKKFENSSSTKLELQSFLWALDEIKEQKKDILDYEIVVYTDCQNIISLKTRKERLEKNNYHSSTGKLISNYDLYIKFYEEIDKLDISFVKVKGHKKTILKDEIDNIFNLVDKASRNALRVYK